In Aspergillus nidulans FGSC A4 chromosome II, the genomic stretch TGTCTGACCTACCGCATGCTCCATGTGGTTGGCTGGATGGCCATCACTACAGGAGAGGCTTATTTTAAATTAACCGATGATACTATCCGTGAATTAGCTGAGTACTATAACAGTACATGTACTGATCTAAGCCGGCAGCAAAGGTTCCTAGCTGCAGCATATGCATTTTGCTACTCTGTTGGCTATAACGAGATACTTGATGCtttggaagatgatggtAGTGGTGAACTTAAAGGTGAGCAGAGCAGCATGGCATTGACGGAAATATATAGTCTTCTCACCAGCTAAAATAAATACAATAAACCGTGATGTTCAGCTCTATCTTAGGACTAAGTATTGGTATGATGTCCGCACTAGCCTTGTACAGATACAGTCTCAGTCACTGTGACCCAGGTCACAGTTTTAGTCACTGTAACCACAACTGGTACAGGGGTGCTGCTTGTAGAGCTTAGAATAGTGGTGGAGAGCATGACGACTGGGGAGGGTGCACTGCTTGAAGGAGGGGTGCTGCTCAGGAATAATGCCGtgcttgaagaagcaatacCTGTGCTGGCCTGTATGTTGCTCGCAGAAgagatgctgctgccgccaatgCAGGGTGTGCTGCTTTCATGTGGTGTCTTGCTAGTACTATCCTTTGAGGGAGTCGACAATCCTTTCTTAGAGCATGAAGAAGGGATCATCAGTGGCCACGTATGCAGCGGCGTAGAGTAATCAACGGGGCCACTCAAGTCAGAACGGAGGCCATCATTCACCCAGAGCCGATGGCAAGTAAAAGGAGGCGTGTTATGACATCCCTTGCTCCCGTTCGTTGGAAAGAAGCTTTGAATAAATGAAGTACAACCGAAACTGTTTGTTCGGGACTGATCTTTAAGTGGATCCCACAGGTCAAGTTCCGGAGCAATAGAGATATCAAATTGTTCTTGACCCTGGAGAGGGCGGAGGAGCCTGAAGCTCTGAGAGACACATATATTTGTGATGTTCATGGCCAATGTTGTCTCATTGAAGATCATCTGAGCTGGTATGCCTTGGCAATCTGGCTCTGTCCAGATTTGCACCCCATTGATTCCATACAAACTTGCGTAGTCTGAGGTGGCCTTGTGAGCCAGGAGCACCAGGCAAACCCCAAGAAGTAAATTCATCTTTCTGAGAGTGCTGAACTTGTGCGGCGGATTCAGATGGCAGGCCTGGGGCTGGATAATTATATACTGCAGATACTGTAAGGTCTAGACCACCAGAGGTCAAAGGATATAGTAATACGGTATTATTTTCCAAGGACAGAAAATCTATTTCCTAGGTACAGGGCAGGATTTCACGTCAATGGCGCATCCCCTTTCTAGTGCCCGTAGGACATGGCAGCTGGTGGTTGGTATCCGATCTGGACAGTTTCTGCATTCACTTTGACTTCATTATCAAGCTGGCTCAGGacacagcaagagcagcacaAGGAGGCCATGGTATCCCCACAACAGCTTCCATCCAACTGGAACCGGTTACGGAATGCGCGTCGTCATAAGCACAGTGGTACACATGGGATACCAAGGCAGCACGCACCCGCGAAGAGACAGCACTGAGATGATTAGTGATTATGCATTAAACAGTGTCAGTTGCCTACGTCTTGGCCGCAGCCCTTCACTTCCTCGCCCCTGAAGCGAGTCCCAATCCGGTTAAAGAGGCAGCATGGGGTAAATGTTGCGCTGAGGCCTAAAGAGTAATAAGTATATCTTGCCTGAGTCCGGCATGCTAGACCTACAAACACTGAATGGAGTAAAGCAATGGAACAAGCCGTGATCCCACGATTTATCCTGGGAATCCATGGTTGAGAACTTATCAAGTACCATTTGCTGATGGGGCTACAATACTTATATGTTATCTTAATAATTTTCCCTATTTAATAATACCTTGACTGAACCATACATGTCACAGACTATTCCCATTCAGATCATTCCTCCATTGTCGCCCTGGTTGGCCTCGACACCCCACAGGCTCAGGTATCGCTGCTCCGCCCCCTGGAGACGGACACTTAGTTGAGACAACGCATTGTCAATTTTATAAAAAACAATGCGCATTTCCTCCTGAAACTGAAGTAAGGCTTGTTTGGATTCAGTGTTCCAGGAGAGCTCTGCCTTCAAGTAACTGACTTCATATGCTAggtcttcaatctcctgtTTGACATTTGTAGTTGGTACCTTACATTGTCGAAGACGGGAAGGGAGACGTTCAAGGTTGGAAGACGTGCCCCCATGGCAGAGAATCTGGTGATCCTGGGGAGTGATTTCCTCCTCTGGAATGGAATAaagcgaggaggaggcagacACTCAATTCATGGTCTCAAGGGCTCCTGGTGTCAGGTGTGTGCTACTCTAAACTTCCAAGGTTTGTTGATATTGGGCGATCATTTAATATCTGGTAGGCCCTGAATTGTAATTTACAGTTGGTGTCACTGCGTGGCGTCAGAAGGAATTTACCAAGGAGTATGTAGAATAGATCTTATTGGCTAAAGATTAAAACCGAGCCCACTAGGtgcatcttttccctgtgTGCAGGTCAATTTACCAGAAGTATATGGAATAGATCTTATTGGTTAGAGCTTGAAAAGAAACCACTAGGTGCAGTCACCCTGCTATGACCAATGACACAGGTCCGGTCTTGGTCAATTTTACTAGACTGGAAAGCACCAGAACAAGTCACTACCCCGGAATATTACGTAGCCTATGATACAGATATTTTACAAAACCATAATTGAGCGGTTCTCGGCGTAAAGCTGTAAAAAAAATGGTCTAAACCCGCGCTGCTGTGCACTACGAGGTCCTGGTCGACTCATAACCCTCCACCTCTGGGGTCCTTAAGCCCATTACAACATTCATGCCAGGTACCAGTTATTGTGGAGGAAGCTCAACGCCTGGTTAATGTTCCTGCAATCCATTAATACTGAGAATCTATAACAACGGACTGGTACAGTAAAGACTGCGCAAACTTTTAAATTCTCTGTTCACTGAGTTTTTGACCGTGTTAATTATGGCCATAGTAGCTTACTGTAATATTTGTATTGTAATCCGAAGACCCCTCGCGGCTGTATATATTTAAGAGACggcaaggctgaagactAGAGACACTTATACAGATCAGAAATCAAGCTCTGCTGAATATGGCGTTCCAATCTACTGAGCCCATTGGGCCGTCATATCTTGTAAGCCAGCCTTTGGGGCTCCGCTCTCTGACCTCAACTGACTGTCTAGACTGTCACCAATAAGATCTTTAAGGAACTCGTCAACAGTGATCATGCTGCCCAGGAGTATCGCACCCATATAGAGTCCCGGTTAAGGGAGGAACGTGCCAATCTGGAGCAGGAACGCCAGTGCTCTGCAGAGCTTGAGTCGAGGATAGCTAGTTTACAGTGGTCCCGAAGCCAGTTAGAAGCAACTGTCCAGcatgctgcagaagcggTTGGAGGGCTTcagaaggagcttgaggaccTGCGAAAGAAATCTGGAAGTTCAGAATGTCGGGTGGTTGCGCTGTCCTCTCTGAGCGACACTTTGCTGAAGATATTATCCAATATCTCTGCTTTACAAAGTGCTCCTCAGGGGGAAGTTGACATTGTGCAGATGTCTACAGAGCTTCACCGACAACAAAACATTATACGTGGACTAGAGCA encodes the following:
- a CDS encoding HMG-box domain-containing protein (transcript_id=CADANIAT00005197), which produces MDSLCSCQPKPRIPRPRNAFFLYREAHYKAVVASAEVSPLPSTTVAKILGRQWRDLPESAKAEWKELAEEEKRQHKQRYPDYRYCPSSRICSQCGGRQIRGAKSHREGSSGSPARVASDEIMDLVPSREMMLEWSDYSDEQVCQLFSLPEKGEDQVARPITPSPPPFSTIKPCLLEKQHGRWTLCSILLPTDHGYGSQVTLFDSCLTYRMLHVVGWMAITTGEAYFKLTDDTIRELAEYYNSTCTDLSRQQRFLAAAYAFCYSVGYNEILDALEDDGSGELKVSVTVTQVTVLVTVTTTGTGVLLVELRIVVESMTTGEGALLEGGVLLRNNAVLEEAIPVLALLSFEGVDNPFLEHEEGIISGHVKFRSNRDIKLFLTLERAEEPEALRDTYICDVHGQCCLIEDHLSCWLRTQQEQHKEAMVSPQQLPSNWNRLRNARRHKHSVSVAYVLAAALHFLAPEASPNPVKEAAWDYSHSDHSSIVALVGLDTPQAQTGRETFKVGRRAPMAENLVILGSDFLLWNGIKRGGGRHSIHGLKGSWCQVCATLNFQVGVTAWRQKEFTKESGLGQFY
- a CDS encoding uncharacterized protein (transcript_id=CADANIAT00005198), with the translated sequence MAFQSTEPIGPSYLTVTNKIFKELVNSDHAAQEYRTHIESRLREERANLEQERQCSAELESRIASLQWSRSQLEATVQHAAEAVGGLQKELEDLRKKSGSSECRVVALSSLSDTLLKILSNISALQSAPQGEVDIVQMSTELHRQQNIIRGLEQSNQRLADSLQGLKTALEVTLIGESYWASESDNESVTMVGTTSESAPLPGPEVNADDEAIGCEQTYPTQR